In one Bombus fervidus isolate BK054 chromosome 16, iyBomFerv1, whole genome shotgun sequence genomic region, the following are encoded:
- the LOC139995852 gene encoding neural-cadherin-like isoform X4: MPGSTAQTNKFHTFYLQQRAEKSVTWADIKVNHQLDYESIKEYNLTIRVENNGAQQLASEATVYIVLEDVNDEIPLFTEREQETVLEGEPVGSKVTQVNAIDKDGTFPNNQVTYYVVDSDRNEGKDYFEINRETGDIFTKVMFDREKQGAYALEVEARDGAPSARPNSNGQPNSVTKFIRIGIADKNDNPPYFDKGLYEAEVDENEDIQHTVLTVTAKDHDESSRIRYEITSGNIGGAFAVKNMTGAIYVAGALDYETRKRYELRLTASDNLKENYTTVVIHVKDVNDNPPVFERPTYKTQITEEDDRTLPKRVLGVTATDGDKDRPQNIVYFLTGQGIDPDNPANSKFDINRTSGEIYVLKPLDRDQPNGRPQWRFTVFAQDEGGEGLVGYADVQVNLKDINDNAPTFPQGIYFGNVTENGTAGMVVMTMTAVDYDDPSEGTNAKLIYSIEKNVIEEETGSPIFEIESETGVIKTAVCCLDRERTPDYSIQVVAMDGGGLKGTGTASIRVKDINDMPPQFTKEEWFTEVDETEGPDLPEMPILTVTVHDEDETNKFQYKVIESSGYGADKFTMVRNNDGTGSLKIVQSLDYEDQLQSNGFRFRIQVNDKGEDNDNDKYHVAYSWVVVKLRDINDNQPQFEKANIETTVPENARIGSSLETFTATDPDQGGKSKVFYSIDRSSDRKRQFSINENGTVSIQRSLDREETPRHQVKILAIDDGIPPKTATATLTVIVHDINDNPPRFLKDYRPVLQEHSQQKKVVEISATDDDDRSKSNGPPFTFRMDPKADDVIRASFKVESDNKGANGDGMAIVSSLLSFNREQQKEYLIPIVIKDTGTPSMSGTSTLTVIIGDINDNKMQPGSKDIFVYNYAGQSPDTEIGRVYVFDLDDWDLPDKKFYWEGLEHAQFKLDEDTGMIYMKSGTHDGRYHLRFKVYDRKHTQTDVPANVTVTVKTIPFEAVLNSGSVRISGITDEDFIRVWDYKSQTISRSKAELFRDKLAHLLNIDRENVDVFSVQLRRMHPPLTDVRFAAHGSPYYKPVRLNGIVLMHREEIEKEVGINITMVGIDECYYENEVCEGSCTNTLDISSLPYMVNANRTALVGVRVDVIAECTCGARNFSKGESCRNSPCYNGGRCVEGRFGLSCQCPAGYNGPRCQQTARSFRGNGWAWYPALEMCDNSHLSFEFITKKPDGLLLYNGPIVPPEADEIMVSDFISVELERGIPRLLIDFGSGTLELKVKPKRTLDDGEWHRLDIFWNTETVKLIIDYCKSADISEPEDGTPPEFNDTSCQAQGTIPPFNEYLNVNAPLQIGGLYVEQFDPTHYKWKHMPVGKGFDGCIKNLFHNSKLYDLAHPGLSRNSVAGCPQTEEICNNQESTFRCWEHGTCVGSFTEARCQCNPGWTGPGCMTSTIPTTFKPQSYVKYALSFEPDKYSTQVQLRFRTREVHGELFRVSDQHNREYAILEIKDSRLHFRYNLNSLRTEERDIWLTAIAVDDGQWHTVRVSRYGSAATLELDGGEGRRFNETFSFEGHQWLLVDKQEGVFAGGKAEYTGVRTFEVYADYQKGCLDDIRLEGKHLPLPPAMNGTQWGQATMARNLERNCPSNKPCANVICPEPFECIDLWNEYDCTCGEGRIPSPDSKGCMDKNECIDYPCLNGGRCINQDPRFRYRCICPDGFWGENCELVQEGQTLKLSMGALAAILVCLLIILVLVLVFVVYNRRRESHIKYPGPDDDVRENIINYDDEGGGEDDMTAFDITPLQIPIGGPIPEMGGKLPPCKIPYTLGPEPNVGIFIEDHKKRADSDPNAPPFDDLRNYAYEGGGSIAGSLSSLASGTDDEQHEYEYLGAWGPRFDKLADMYGPAEESEEED, translated from the exons TGACGAAATTCATCCGTATTGGAATAGCTGACAAGAACGACAATCCGCCTTACTTCGACAAAGGCCTCTACGAGGCTGAAGTAGACGAAAATGAGGATATACAACACACAGTCCTCACTGTCACCGCCAAAGATCACGACGAGT CCTCGCGTATTCGATATGAGATTACGAGCGGTAACATAGGCGGTGCATTCGCCGTGAAGAATATGACTGGCGCCATTTACGTCGCAGGTGCATTAGATtacgaaacgaggaaaagg TACGAGCTTCGCCTGACCGCGTCTGATaacttgaaagaaaattacacgACGGTCGTGATACACGTGAAGGATGTAAACGATAATCCGCCTGTCTTCGAGCGCCCGACTTACAAAACGCAGATCACAGAGGAAGACGACAGGACTTTGCCTAAACGCGTCCTCGGG GTCACAGCCACTGATGGGGATAAGGATAGGCCACAGAATATCGTCTACTTTCTAACTGGTCAGGGTATCGATCCTGATAATCCAGCGAATAGCAAATTCGATATCAACCGCACCAGCGGAGAAATTTACGTTCTAAAG CCACTGGACAGGGATCAACCAAATGGAAGACCGCAGTGGCGATTCACTGTGTTTGCTCAAGATGAAGGCGGAGAAGGTTTGGTTGGATATGCTGACGTTCAAGTGAACCTGAAGGACATCAACGACAATGCACCTACCTTCCCGCAAGGCATTTATTTCGGCAACGTCACGGAAAACGGAACGGCAG GAATGGTTGTAATGACCATGACAGCGGTGGACTATGACGATCCGAGCGAAGGTACAAACGCGAAACTAATTTATTCTATTGAAAAGAATGTCATCGAGGAGGAAACTGGCTCGCCAATTTTTGAAATCGAATCGGAAACCGGTGTGATAAAGACGGCAGTATGCTGTTTGGACAGAGAACGCACGCCAGATTATTCTATACAAGTGGTAGCAATGGATGGAGGGGGGTTAAAGG GGACGGGGACAGCATCTATACGAGTGAAAGATATAAACGATATGCCTCCGCAATTCACAAAGGAGGAATGGTTTACGGAGGTAGACGAAACGGAAGGTCCAGATTTGCCGGAAATGCCAATTCTTACGGTCACTGTACACGACGAGGATGAGACCAATAAATTCCAATATAAG GTGATCGAAAGCAGTGGTTACGGTGCTGATAAATTCACCATGGTAAGAAATAACGATGGCACGGGTTCCTTGAAAATTGTGCAATCGTTGGACTACGAGGACCAATTGCAGAGCAACGGATTCAGATTTAGGATACAAGTTAACGATAAg GGCGAAGACAATGACAACGACAAGTATCACGTTGCCTATTCCTGGGTAGTCGTGAAGCTACGCGACATAAACGATAATCAACCTCAATTCGAGAAGGCGAATATCGAGACCACGGTTCCTGAAAATGCTCGCATTGGAAGCAGTCTCGAAACATTTACAGCCACCGATCCTGATCAGGGTGGTAAGAGCAAAGTGTTCTACTCGATCGATAGAAGTTCCGATCGTAAGAGGCAATTTTCGATCAACGAAAATGGCACGGTATCGATCCAGAGGAGTCTCGACCGCGAAGAAACCCCAAGGCATCAG GTGAAAATCTTGGCCATCGACGATGGAATTCCGCCTAAAACAGCAACAGCCACGTTAACGGTAATCGTACACGACATAAACGATAATCCGCCACGATTTCTGAAAGATTATAGACCCGTGCTACAAGAACACTCGCAACAGAAAAAAGTAGTGGAGATCTCAGCGACGGATGAtgacgatcgatcgaagagCAATGGACCACCGTTTACTTTCAGGATGGATCCAAAGGCAGACGATGTGATTCGTGCCAGTTTCAAAGTTGAGAGCGATAACA AGGGAGCGAACGGGGATGGCATGGCTATTGTGTCATCGTTACTATCGTTTAACAGAGAACAACAAAAGGAGTACTTGATACCGATCGTTATCAAAGACACAGGAACTCCATCGATGTCTGGGACCAGTACTTTAACTGTTATCATCGGGGATATTAACGATAACAAAATGCAGCCTGGATCAAAGgacatttttgtatataactACGCA GGACAATCACCAGACACAGAAATAGGCAGAGTTTACGTATTCGATTTGGACGATTGGGATTTACCGGATAAAAAGTTCTATTGGGAGGGTTTAGAGCACGCTCAATTCAAGCTAGATGAGGACACCGGTATGATTTATATGAAATCAGGCACTCACGACGGTAGATATCATCTACGTTTCAAAGTCTACGATCGGAAGCACACGCAAACAGATGTCCCAGCAAACGTGACAGTCACGGTGAAAACGATTCCTTTCGAAGCTGTATTAAATTCTGGTTCGGTTCGAATATCCGGTATAACAGACGAAGATTTCATTCGTGTTTGggattataaa TCACAAACTATATCGCGTAGCAAAGCAGAATTATTTAGAGATAAATTGGCACACTTGTTAAATATCGATAGAGAAAATGTAGACGTGTTTAGCGTTCAATTACGTAGAATGCATCCACCGTTGACAGACGTCAGATTCGCGGCCCACGGTTCGCCCTATTATAAGCCTGTAAGATTGAATGGAATCGTACTAATGCATCGTGAAGAA ATCGAGAAAGAGGTCGGTATTAACATAACGATGGTCGGCATCGACGAGTGTTATTACGAGAATGAAGTATGCGAGGGTAGTTGCACAAACACCTTGGATATCAGCAGTTTACCATACATGGTCAATGCAAACAGAACCGCCCTAGTGGGTGTGCGGGTGGATGTAATCGCTGAATGTACATGCGGAGCTCGAAACTTCAGTAAAGGGGAATCATGTAGAAACAGCCCTTGTTATAACGGAGGCCGTTGCGTGGAAGGCCGATTTGGGTTATC ATGTCAGTGTCCTGCTGGATATAATGGTCCAAGATGTCAGCAAACTGCAAGAAGTTTCCGTGGAAATGGCTGGGCTTGGTATCCTGCGCTAGAAATGTGCGATAACAGTCATCTGAGTTTCGAATTCATCACTAAGAAACCTGACGGATTACTATTATACAATGGGCCTATTGTTCCTCCTGAAGCTGACGAAATTATGGTTTCTG ATTTTATATCCGTCGAACTGGAACGTGGAATACCTCGACTGTTGATAGACTTCGGTTCTGGTACTTTAGAGTTAAAAGTGAAACCGAAAAGAACTTTGGACGACGGAGAATGGCACAGACTCGACATCTTTTGGAACACGGAG ACGGTGAAATTAATCATCGATTATTGCAAATCCGCGGATATCTCGGAACCGGAAGACGGCACGCCACCAGAATTCAACGACACCAGTTGCCAAGCTCAAGGCACCATACCACCCTTCAACGAATATCTAAACGTAAACGCACCACTTCAAATCGGTGGTTTATACGTCGAGCAATTCGATCCAACTCATTACAAGTGGAAGCATATGCCAGTTGGTAAAGGTTTCGATGGCTGCATCAAGAACCTCTTTCACAATAGCAAGCTTTACGATCTAGCACATCCTGGATTATCAAGAAACAGCGTAGCTGGCTGCCCTCAAACCGAGGAAATCTGCAACAACCAGGAATCCACCTTCCGTTGCTGGGAACACGGTACTTGCGTAGGAAGCTTCACTGAAGCTAGATGTCAATGTAACCCAGGATGGACTGGTCCAGGATGTATGACATCCACTATACCAACGACATTCAAACCACAAAGTTATGTCAAATACGCGTTGTCGTTCGAACCGGATAAATATTCCACTCAAGTACAACTGAGATTCCGCACCCGAGAGGTCCATGGTGAATTGTTTAGAGTCAGCGATCAGCATAATAGAGAATACGCTATTTTGGAG aTCAAGGACAGCAGACTGCACTTCCGTTACAATTTGAACAGTCTGAGAACTGAGGAACGAGACATATGGCTGACTGCGATAGCTGTTGATGATGGACAGTGGCATACAGTTAGAGTATCGAGATACGGATCAGCTGCAACTTTGGAATTGGATGGTGGTGAGGGAAGAAGATTCAATGAAACCTTCTCCTTCGAAGGACACCAGTGGCTATTGGTTGACAAACAGGAAGGAGTTTTCGCGGGCGGCAAGGCTGAGTACACTGGAGTTCGGACGTTCGAAGTGTACGCGGATTATCAGAAAg GATGTCTCGATGACATAAGATTAGAGGGCAAACATCTACCATTACCACCTGCTATGAATGGAACACAATGGGGTCAAGCAACAATGGCCAGAAATTTGGAAAGAAACTGTCCTTCGAATAAACCCTGTGCCAACGTCATTTGTCCAGAACCATTCGAATGTATCGATCTTTGGAACGAGTATGATTGCAC ATGTGGAGAAGGAAGAATTCCATCGCCTGATAGCAAAGGATGCATGGACAAAAACGAATGCATAGATTATCCTTGTTTGAACGGTGGTAGATGTATCAATCAAGATCCACGCTTCAGATATAGATGTATTTGTCCCGATGGTTTCTGGGGAGAAAATTGCGAGCTCGTTCAAGAGGGACAAACATTGAAACTCAGTATGGGAGCTTTGGCAGCTATTTTAGTTTGTCTTTTGATTATTCTTG TTCTCGTCTTAGTATTTGTCGTCTATAATAGAAGAAGAGAATCTCATATTAAGTACCCTGGGCCTGATGACGATGTGAGAGAAAATATCATCAACTACGATGACGAGGGTGGCGGAGAAGATGATATGACCGCATTCGACATTACCCCGCTTCAAATTCCTATTGGTGGCCCGATTCCAGAAATGGGCGGTAAACTACCGCCATGTAAAATACCCT aCACACTAGGACCAGAACCAAACGTGGGCATCTTTATAGAAGACCACAAAAAAAGAGCTGACAGTGATCCAAACGCACCACCGTTCGATGATCTACGAAATTATGCATACGAGGGTGGCGGAAGCATCGCAGGTTCATTGTCATCGTTAGCTTCCG GAACAGACGACGAGCAGCACGAGTACGAGTACTTAGGTGCTTGGGGACCGAGATTCGACAAGCTAGCCGACATGTACGGACCGGCGGAAGAAAGCGAAGAAGAGGACTAA
- the LOC139995852 gene encoding neural-cadherin-like isoform X5, translating to MVDPLKLFWVITNSTYLVTKFIRIGIADKNDNPPYFDKGLYEAEVDENEDIQHTVLTVTAKDHDESSRIRYEITSGNIGGAFAVKNMTGAIYVAGALDYETRKRYELRLTASDNLKENYTTVVIHVKDVNDNPPVFERPTYKTQITEEDDRTLPKRVLGVTATDGDKDRPQNIVYFLTGQGIDPDNPANSKFDINRTSGEIYVLKPLDRDQPNGRPQWRFTVFAQDEGGEGLVGYADVQVNLKDINDNAPTFPQGIYFGNVTENGTAGMVVMTMTAVDYDDPSEGTNAKLIYSIEKNVIEEETGSPIFEIESETGVIKTAVCCLDRERTPDYSIQVVAMDGGGLKGTGTASIRVKDINDMPPQFTKEEWFTEVDETEGPDLPEMPILTVTVHDEDETNKFQYKVIESSGYGADKFTMVRNNDGTGSLKIVQSLDYEDQLQSNGFRFRIQVNDKGEDNDNDKYHVAYSWVVVKLRDINDNQPQFEKANIETTVPENARIGSSLETFTATDPDQGGKSKVFYSIDRSSDRKRQFSINENGTVSIQRSLDREETPRHQVKILAIDDGIPPKTATATLTVIVHDINDNPPRFLKDYRPVLQEHSQQKKVVEISATDDDDRSKSNGPPFTFRMDPKADDVIRASFKVESDNKGANGDGMAIVSSLLSFNREQQKEYLIPIVIKDTGTPSMSGTSTLTVIIGDINDNKMQPGSKDIFVYNYAGQSPDTEIGRVYVFDLDDWDLPDKKFYWEGLEHAQFKLDEDTGMIYMKSGTHDGRYHLRFKVYDRKHTQTDVPANVTVTVKTIPFEAVLNSGSVRISGITDEDFIRVWDYKSQTISRSKAELFRDKLAHLLNIDRENVDVFSVQLRRMHPPLTDVRFAAHGSPYYKPVRLNGIVLMHREEIEKEVGINITMVGIDECYYENEVCEGSCTNTLDISSLPYMVNANRTALVGVRVDVIAECTCGARNFSKGESCRNSPCYNGGRCVEGRFGLSCQCPAGYNGPRCQQTARSFRGNGWAWYPALEMCDNSHLSFEFITKKPDGLLLYNGPIVPPEADEIMVSDFISVELERGIPRLLIDFGSGTLELKVKPKRTLDDGEWHRLDIFWNTETVKLIIDYCKSADISEPEDGTPPEFNDTSCQAQGTIPPFNEYLNVNAPLQIGGLYVEQFDPTHYKWKHMPVGKGFDGCIKNLFHNSKLYDLAHPGLSRNSVAGCPQTEEICNNQESTFRCWEHGTCVGSFTEARCQCNPGWTGPGCMTSTIPTTFKPQSYVKYALSFEPDKYSTQVQLRFRTREVHGELFRVSDQHNREYAILEIKDSRLHFRYNLNSLRTEERDIWLTAIAVDDGQWHTVRVSRYGSAATLELDGGEGRRFNETFSFEGHQWLLVDKQEGVFAGGKAEYTGVRTFEVYADYQKGCLDDIRLEGKHLPLPPAMNGTQWGQATMARNLERNCPSNKPCANVICPEPFECIDLWNEYDCTCGEGRIPSPDSKGCMDKNECIDYPCLNGGRCINQDPRFRYRCICPDGFWGENCELVQEGQTLKLSMGALAAILVCLLIILVLVLVFVVYNRRRESHIKYPGPDDDVRENIINYDDEGGGEDDMTAFDITPLQIPIGGPIPEMGGKLPPCKIPYTLGPEPNVGIFIEDHKKRADSDPNAPPFDDLRNYAYEGGGSIAGSLSSLASGTDDEQHEYEYLGAWGPRFDKLADMYGPAEESEEED from the exons TGACGAAATTCATCCGTATTGGAATAGCTGACAAGAACGACAATCCGCCTTACTTCGACAAAGGCCTCTACGAGGCTGAAGTAGACGAAAATGAGGATATACAACACACAGTCCTCACTGTCACCGCCAAAGATCACGACGAGT CCTCGCGTATTCGATATGAGATTACGAGCGGTAACATAGGCGGTGCATTCGCCGTGAAGAATATGACTGGCGCCATTTACGTCGCAGGTGCATTAGATtacgaaacgaggaaaagg TACGAGCTTCGCCTGACCGCGTCTGATaacttgaaagaaaattacacgACGGTCGTGATACACGTGAAGGATGTAAACGATAATCCGCCTGTCTTCGAGCGCCCGACTTACAAAACGCAGATCACAGAGGAAGACGACAGGACTTTGCCTAAACGCGTCCTCGGG GTCACAGCCACTGATGGGGATAAGGATAGGCCACAGAATATCGTCTACTTTCTAACTGGTCAGGGTATCGATCCTGATAATCCAGCGAATAGCAAATTCGATATCAACCGCACCAGCGGAGAAATTTACGTTCTAAAG CCACTGGACAGGGATCAACCAAATGGAAGACCGCAGTGGCGATTCACTGTGTTTGCTCAAGATGAAGGCGGAGAAGGTTTGGTTGGATATGCTGACGTTCAAGTGAACCTGAAGGACATCAACGACAATGCACCTACCTTCCCGCAAGGCATTTATTTCGGCAACGTCACGGAAAACGGAACGGCAG GAATGGTTGTAATGACCATGACAGCGGTGGACTATGACGATCCGAGCGAAGGTACAAACGCGAAACTAATTTATTCTATTGAAAAGAATGTCATCGAGGAGGAAACTGGCTCGCCAATTTTTGAAATCGAATCGGAAACCGGTGTGATAAAGACGGCAGTATGCTGTTTGGACAGAGAACGCACGCCAGATTATTCTATACAAGTGGTAGCAATGGATGGAGGGGGGTTAAAGG GGACGGGGACAGCATCTATACGAGTGAAAGATATAAACGATATGCCTCCGCAATTCACAAAGGAGGAATGGTTTACGGAGGTAGACGAAACGGAAGGTCCAGATTTGCCGGAAATGCCAATTCTTACGGTCACTGTACACGACGAGGATGAGACCAATAAATTCCAATATAAG GTGATCGAAAGCAGTGGTTACGGTGCTGATAAATTCACCATGGTAAGAAATAACGATGGCACGGGTTCCTTGAAAATTGTGCAATCGTTGGACTACGAGGACCAATTGCAGAGCAACGGATTCAGATTTAGGATACAAGTTAACGATAAg GGCGAAGACAATGACAACGACAAGTATCACGTTGCCTATTCCTGGGTAGTCGTGAAGCTACGCGACATAAACGATAATCAACCTCAATTCGAGAAGGCGAATATCGAGACCACGGTTCCTGAAAATGCTCGCATTGGAAGCAGTCTCGAAACATTTACAGCCACCGATCCTGATCAGGGTGGTAAGAGCAAAGTGTTCTACTCGATCGATAGAAGTTCCGATCGTAAGAGGCAATTTTCGATCAACGAAAATGGCACGGTATCGATCCAGAGGAGTCTCGACCGCGAAGAAACCCCAAGGCATCAG GTGAAAATCTTGGCCATCGACGATGGAATTCCGCCTAAAACAGCAACAGCCACGTTAACGGTAATCGTACACGACATAAACGATAATCCGCCACGATTTCTGAAAGATTATAGACCCGTGCTACAAGAACACTCGCAACAGAAAAAAGTAGTGGAGATCTCAGCGACGGATGAtgacgatcgatcgaagagCAATGGACCACCGTTTACTTTCAGGATGGATCCAAAGGCAGACGATGTGATTCGTGCCAGTTTCAAAGTTGAGAGCGATAACA AGGGAGCGAACGGGGATGGCATGGCTATTGTGTCATCGTTACTATCGTTTAACAGAGAACAACAAAAGGAGTACTTGATACCGATCGTTATCAAAGACACAGGAACTCCATCGATGTCTGGGACCAGTACTTTAACTGTTATCATCGGGGATATTAACGATAACAAAATGCAGCCTGGATCAAAGgacatttttgtatataactACGCA GGACAATCACCAGACACAGAAATAGGCAGAGTTTACGTATTCGATTTGGACGATTGGGATTTACCGGATAAAAAGTTCTATTGGGAGGGTTTAGAGCACGCTCAATTCAAGCTAGATGAGGACACCGGTATGATTTATATGAAATCAGGCACTCACGACGGTAGATATCATCTACGTTTCAAAGTCTACGATCGGAAGCACACGCAAACAGATGTCCCAGCAAACGTGACAGTCACGGTGAAAACGATTCCTTTCGAAGCTGTATTAAATTCTGGTTCGGTTCGAATATCCGGTATAACAGACGAAGATTTCATTCGTGTTTGggattataaa TCACAAACTATATCGCGTAGCAAAGCAGAATTATTTAGAGATAAATTGGCACACTTGTTAAATATCGATAGAGAAAATGTAGACGTGTTTAGCGTTCAATTACGTAGAATGCATCCACCGTTGACAGACGTCAGATTCGCGGCCCACGGTTCGCCCTATTATAAGCCTGTAAGATTGAATGGAATCGTACTAATGCATCGTGAAGAA ATCGAGAAAGAGGTCGGTATTAACATAACGATGGTCGGCATCGACGAGTGTTATTACGAGAATGAAGTATGCGAGGGTAGTTGCACAAACACCTTGGATATCAGCAGTTTACCATACATGGTCAATGCAAACAGAACCGCCCTAGTGGGTGTGCGGGTGGATGTAATCGCTGAATGTACATGCGGAGCTCGAAACTTCAGTAAAGGGGAATCATGTAGAAACAGCCCTTGTTATAACGGAGGCCGTTGCGTGGAAGGCCGATTTGGGTTATC ATGTCAGTGTCCTGCTGGATATAATGGTCCAAGATGTCAGCAAACTGCAAGAAGTTTCCGTGGAAATGGCTGGGCTTGGTATCCTGCGCTAGAAATGTGCGATAACAGTCATCTGAGTTTCGAATTCATCACTAAGAAACCTGACGGATTACTATTATACAATGGGCCTATTGTTCCTCCTGAAGCTGACGAAATTATGGTTTCTG ATTTTATATCCGTCGAACTGGAACGTGGAATACCTCGACTGTTGATAGACTTCGGTTCTGGTACTTTAGAGTTAAAAGTGAAACCGAAAAGAACTTTGGACGACGGAGAATGGCACAGACTCGACATCTTTTGGAACACGGAG ACGGTGAAATTAATCATCGATTATTGCAAATCCGCGGATATCTCGGAACCGGAAGACGGCACGCCACCAGAATTCAACGACACCAGTTGCCAAGCTCAAGGCACCATACCACCCTTCAACGAATATCTAAACGTAAACGCACCACTTCAAATCGGTGGTTTATACGTCGAGCAATTCGATCCAACTCATTACAAGTGGAAGCATATGCCAGTTGGTAAAGGTTTCGATGGCTGCATCAAGAACCTCTTTCACAATAGCAAGCTTTACGATCTAGCACATCCTGGATTATCAAGAAACAGCGTAGCTGGCTGCCCTCAAACCGAGGAAATCTGCAACAACCAGGAATCCACCTTCCGTTGCTGGGAACACGGTACTTGCGTAGGAAGCTTCACTGAAGCTAGATGTCAATGTAACCCAGGATGGACTGGTCCAGGATGTATGACATCCACTATACCAACGACATTCAAACCACAAAGTTATGTCAAATACGCGTTGTCGTTCGAACCGGATAAATATTCCACTCAAGTACAACTGAGATTCCGCACCCGAGAGGTCCATGGTGAATTGTTTAGAGTCAGCGATCAGCATAATAGAGAATACGCTATTTTGGAG aTCAAGGACAGCAGACTGCACTTCCGTTACAATTTGAACAGTCTGAGAACTGAGGAACGAGACATATGGCTGACTGCGATAGCTGTTGATGATGGACAGTGGCATACAGTTAGAGTATCGAGATACGGATCAGCTGCAACTTTGGAATTGGATGGTGGTGAGGGAAGAAGATTCAATGAAACCTTCTCCTTCGAAGGACACCAGTGGCTATTGGTTGACAAACAGGAAGGAGTTTTCGCGGGCGGCAAGGCTGAGTACACTGGAGTTCGGACGTTCGAAGTGTACGCGGATTATCAGAAAg GATGTCTCGATGACATAAGATTAGAGGGCAAACATCTACCATTACCACCTGCTATGAATGGAACACAATGGGGTCAAGCAACAATGGCCAGAAATTTGGAAAGAAACTGTCCTTCGAATAAACCCTGTGCCAACGTCATTTGTCCAGAACCATTCGAATGTATCGATCTTTGGAACGAGTATGATTGCAC ATGTGGAGAAGGAAGAATTCCATCGCCTGATAGCAAAGGATGCATGGACAAAAACGAATGCATAGATTATCCTTGTTTGAACGGTGGTAGATGTATCAATCAAGATCCACGCTTCAGATATAGATGTATTTGTCCCGATGGTTTCTGGGGAGAAAATTGCGAGCTCGTTCAAGAGGGACAAACATTGAAACTCAGTATGGGAGCTTTGGCAGCTATTTTAGTTTGTCTTTTGATTATTCTTG TTCTCGTCTTAGTATTTGTCGTCTATAATAGAAGAAGAGAATCTCATATTAAGTACCCTGGGCCTGATGACGATGTGAGAGAAAATATCATCAACTACGATGACGAGGGTGGCGGAGAAGATGATATGACCGCATTCGACATTACCCCGCTTCAAATTCCTATTGGTGGCCCGATTCCAGAAATGGGCGGTAAACTACCGCCATGTAAAATACCCT aCACACTAGGACCAGAACCAAACGTGGGCATCTTTATAGAAGACCACAAAAAAAGAGCTGACAGTGATCCAAACGCACCACCGTTCGATGATCTACGAAATTATGCATACGAGGGTGGCGGAAGCATCGCAGGTTCATTGTCATCGTTAGCTTCCG GAACAGACGACGAGCAGCACGAGTACGAGTACTTAGGTGCTTGGGGACCGAGATTCGACAAGCTAGCCGACATGTACGGACCGGCGGAAGAAAGCGAAGAAGAGGACTAA